A stretch of Gorilla gorilla gorilla isolate KB3781 chromosome 9, NHGRI_mGorGor1-v2.1_pri, whole genome shotgun sequence DNA encodes these proteins:
- the HMBS gene encoding porphobilinogen deaminase isoform X2, with protein MRVIRVGTRKSQLARIQTDSVVATLKASYPGLQFEISEFSGKEWKLMGSPVPREERTQHFWLCLYLKPVPLPQDSFWAAPTSEVAMSTTGDKILDTALSKIGEKSLFTKELEHALEKNEVDLVVHSLKDLPTVLPPGFTIGAICKRENPHDAVVFHPKFVGKTLETLPEKSVVGTSSLRRAAQLQRKFPHLEFRSIRGNLNTRLRKLDEQQEFSAIILATAGLQRMGWHNRVGQILHPEECMYAVGQGALGVEVRAKDQDILDLVGVLHDPETLLRCIAERAFLRHLEGGCSVPVAVHTAMKDGQLYLTGGVWSLDGSDSIQETMQATIHVPAQHEDGPEDDPQLVGITARNIPRGPQLAAQNLGISLANLLLSKGAKNILDVARQLNDAH; from the exons ATGAGAGTGATTCGCGTGGGTACCCGCAAGAGCCAG CTTGCTCGCATACAGACGGACAGTGTGGTGGCAACATTGAAAGCCTCGTACCCTGGCCTGCAGTTTGAAATCAGTGAGTTTTCTGGAAAGGAGTGGAAGCTAATGGGAAGCCCAGTACCCCGAGAGGAGAGAACACAACATTTCTGGCTTTGCCTATACCTAAAGCCCGTCCCGCTGCCCCAAGATTCCTTCTGGGCTGCTCCCACTTCCGAAG TTGCTATGTCCACCACAGGGGACAAGATTCTTGATACTGCACTCTCTAAG ATTGGAGAGAAAAGTCTGTTTACCAAGGAGCTTGAACATGCCCTGGAGAAGAATGA AGTGGACCTGGTTGTTCACTCCTTGAAGGACCTGCCCACTGTGCTTCCTCCTGGCTTCACCATCGGAGCCATCTGCAA gcGGGAAAACCCTCATGATGCTGTTGTCTTTCACCCAAAATTTGTTGGGAAGACCCTAGAAACCCTGCCAGAGAAGAG TGTGGTGGGAACCAGCTCCCTGCGAAGAGCAGCCCAGCTGCAGAGAAAGTTCCCGCATCTGGAGTTCAGGAGTATT CGGGGAAACCTCAACACCCGGCTTCGGAAGCTGGACGAGCAGCAGGAGTTCAGTGCCATCATCCTGGCAACAGCTGGCCTGCAGCGCATGGGCTGGCACAACCGGGTGGGGCAG ATCCTGCACCCTGAGGAATGCATGTATGCTGTGGGCCAG GGGGCCTTGGGCGTGGAGGTCCGAGCCAAGGACCAGGACATCTTGGATCTGGTGGGTGTGCTGCACGATCCCGAGACTCTGCTTCGCTGCATCGCTGAAAGGGCCTTCCTGAGGCACCTG gaaggaggctgcagtgtgccagtAGCCGTGCATACAGCTATGAAGGATGGGCAA CTGTACCTGACTGGAGGAGTCTGGAGTCTAGACGGCTCAGATAGCATACAAGAGACCATGCAGGCtaccatccatgtccctgcccaG CATGAAGATGGCCCTGAGGATGACCCACAGTTGGTAGGCATCACTGCTCGTAACATTCCACGAGGGCCCCAGTTGGCTGCCCAGAACTTGggcatcagcctggccaacttgttGCTGAGCAAAGGAGCCAAAAACATCCTGGATGTTGCACGGCAGCTTAACGATGCCCATTAA
- the HMBS gene encoding porphobilinogen deaminase isoform X3 → MSGNGNAAATALARIQTDSVVATLKASYPGLQFEISEFSGKEWKLMGSPVPREERTQHFWLCLYLKPVPLPQDSFWAAPTSEVAMSTTGDKILDTALSKIGEKSLFTKELEHALEKNEVDLVVHSLKDLPTVLPPGFTIGAICKRENPHDAVVFHPKFVGKTLETLPEKSVVGTSSLRRAAQLQRKFPHLEFRSIRGNLNTRLRKLDEQQEFSAIILATAGLQRMGWHNRVGQILHPEECMYAVGQGALGVEVRAKDQDILDLVGVLHDPETLLRCIAERAFLRHLEGGCSVPVAVHTAMKDGQLYLTGGVWSLDGSDSIQETMQATIHVPAQHEDGPEDDPQLVGITARNIPRGPQLAAQNLGISLANLLLSKGAKNILDVARQLNDAH, encoded by the exons ATGTCTGGTAACGGCAATGCGGCTGCAACGGCG CTTGCTCGCATACAGACGGACAGTGTGGTGGCAACATTGAAAGCCTCGTACCCTGGCCTGCAGTTTGAAATCAGTGAGTTTTCTGGAAAGGAGTGGAAGCTAATGGGAAGCCCAGTACCCCGAGAGGAGAGAACACAACATTTCTGGCTTTGCCTATACCTAAAGCCCGTCCCGCTGCCCCAAGATTCCTTCTGGGCTGCTCCCACTTCCGAAG TTGCTATGTCCACCACAGGGGACAAGATTCTTGATACTGCACTCTCTAAG ATTGGAGAGAAAAGTCTGTTTACCAAGGAGCTTGAACATGCCCTGGAGAAGAATGA AGTGGACCTGGTTGTTCACTCCTTGAAGGACCTGCCCACTGTGCTTCCTCCTGGCTTCACCATCGGAGCCATCTGCAA gcGGGAAAACCCTCATGATGCTGTTGTCTTTCACCCAAAATTTGTTGGGAAGACCCTAGAAACCCTGCCAGAGAAGAG TGTGGTGGGAACCAGCTCCCTGCGAAGAGCAGCCCAGCTGCAGAGAAAGTTCCCGCATCTGGAGTTCAGGAGTATT CGGGGAAACCTCAACACCCGGCTTCGGAAGCTGGACGAGCAGCAGGAGTTCAGTGCCATCATCCTGGCAACAGCTGGCCTGCAGCGCATGGGCTGGCACAACCGGGTGGGGCAG ATCCTGCACCCTGAGGAATGCATGTATGCTGTGGGCCAG GGGGCCTTGGGCGTGGAGGTCCGAGCCAAGGACCAGGACATCTTGGATCTGGTGGGTGTGCTGCACGATCCCGAGACTCTGCTTCGCTGCATCGCTGAAAGGGCCTTCCTGAGGCACCTG gaaggaggctgcagtgtgccagtAGCCGTGCATACAGCTATGAAGGATGGGCAA CTGTACCTGACTGGAGGAGTCTGGAGTCTAGACGGCTCAGATAGCATACAAGAGACCATGCAGGCtaccatccatgtccctgcccaG CATGAAGATGGCCCTGAGGATGACCCACAGTTGGTAGGCATCACTGCTCGTAACATTCCACGAGGGCCCCAGTTGGCTGCCCAGAACTTGggcatcagcctggccaacttgttGCTGAGCAAAGGAGCCAAAAACATCCTGGATGTTGCACGGCAGCTTAACGATGCCCATTAA
- the HMBS gene encoding porphobilinogen deaminase isoform X1: protein MSGNGNAAATAEENSPKMRVIRVGTRKSQLARIQTDSVVATLKASYPGLQFEISEFSGKEWKLMGSPVPREERTQHFWLCLYLKPVPLPQDSFWAAPTSEVAMSTTGDKILDTALSKIGEKSLFTKELEHALEKNEVDLVVHSLKDLPTVLPPGFTIGAICKRENPHDAVVFHPKFVGKTLETLPEKSVVGTSSLRRAAQLQRKFPHLEFRSIRGNLNTRLRKLDEQQEFSAIILATAGLQRMGWHNRVGQILHPEECMYAVGQGALGVEVRAKDQDILDLVGVLHDPETLLRCIAERAFLRHLEGGCSVPVAVHTAMKDGQLYLTGGVWSLDGSDSIQETMQATIHVPAQHEDGPEDDPQLVGITARNIPRGPQLAAQNLGISLANLLLSKGAKNILDVARQLNDAH, encoded by the exons ATGTCTGGTAACGGCAATGCGGCTGCAACGGCG GAAGAAAACAGCCCAAAGATGAGAGTGATTCGCGTGGGTACCCGCAAGAGCCAG CTTGCTCGCATACAGACGGACAGTGTGGTGGCAACATTGAAAGCCTCGTACCCTGGCCTGCAGTTTGAAATCAGTGAGTTTTCTGGAAAGGAGTGGAAGCTAATGGGAAGCCCAGTACCCCGAGAGGAGAGAACACAACATTTCTGGCTTTGCCTATACCTAAAGCCCGTCCCGCTGCCCCAAGATTCCTTCTGGGCTGCTCCCACTTCCGAAG TTGCTATGTCCACCACAGGGGACAAGATTCTTGATACTGCACTCTCTAAG ATTGGAGAGAAAAGTCTGTTTACCAAGGAGCTTGAACATGCCCTGGAGAAGAATGA AGTGGACCTGGTTGTTCACTCCTTGAAGGACCTGCCCACTGTGCTTCCTCCTGGCTTCACCATCGGAGCCATCTGCAA gcGGGAAAACCCTCATGATGCTGTTGTCTTTCACCCAAAATTTGTTGGGAAGACCCTAGAAACCCTGCCAGAGAAGAG TGTGGTGGGAACCAGCTCCCTGCGAAGAGCAGCCCAGCTGCAGAGAAAGTTCCCGCATCTGGAGTTCAGGAGTATT CGGGGAAACCTCAACACCCGGCTTCGGAAGCTGGACGAGCAGCAGGAGTTCAGTGCCATCATCCTGGCAACAGCTGGCCTGCAGCGCATGGGCTGGCACAACCGGGTGGGGCAG ATCCTGCACCCTGAGGAATGCATGTATGCTGTGGGCCAG GGGGCCTTGGGCGTGGAGGTCCGAGCCAAGGACCAGGACATCTTGGATCTGGTGGGTGTGCTGCACGATCCCGAGACTCTGCTTCGCTGCATCGCTGAAAGGGCCTTCCTGAGGCACCTG gaaggaggctgcagtgtgccagtAGCCGTGCATACAGCTATGAAGGATGGGCAA CTGTACCTGACTGGAGGAGTCTGGAGTCTAGACGGCTCAGATAGCATACAAGAGACCATGCAGGCtaccatccatgtccctgcccaG CATGAAGATGGCCCTGAGGATGACCCACAGTTGGTAGGCATCACTGCTCGTAACATTCCACGAGGGCCCCAGTTGGCTGCCCAGAACTTGggcatcagcctggccaacttgttGCTGAGCAAAGGAGCCAAAAACATCCTGGATGTTGCACGGCAGCTTAACGATGCCCATTAA
- the HMBS gene encoding porphobilinogen deaminase isoform X5, with amino-acid sequence MSGNGNAAATALARIQTDSVVATLKASYPGLQFEIIAMSTTGDKILDTALSKIGEKSLFTKELEHALEKNEVDLVVHSLKDLPTVLPPGFTIGAICKRENPHDAVVFHPKFVGKTLETLPEKSVVGTSSLRRAAQLQRKFPHLEFRSIRGNLNTRLRKLDEQQEFSAIILATAGLQRMGWHNRVGQILHPEECMYAVGQGALGVEVRAKDQDILDLVGVLHDPETLLRCIAERAFLRHLEGGCSVPVAVHTAMKDGQLYLTGGVWSLDGSDSIQETMQATIHVPAQHEDGPEDDPQLVGITARNIPRGPQLAAQNLGISLANLLLSKGAKNILDVARQLNDAH; translated from the exons ATGTCTGGTAACGGCAATGCGGCTGCAACGGCG CTTGCTCGCATACAGACGGACAGTGTGGTGGCAACATTGAAAGCCTCGTACCCTGGCCTGCAGTTTGAAATCA TTGCTATGTCCACCACAGGGGACAAGATTCTTGATACTGCACTCTCTAAG ATTGGAGAGAAAAGTCTGTTTACCAAGGAGCTTGAACATGCCCTGGAGAAGAATGA AGTGGACCTGGTTGTTCACTCCTTGAAGGACCTGCCCACTGTGCTTCCTCCTGGCTTCACCATCGGAGCCATCTGCAA gcGGGAAAACCCTCATGATGCTGTTGTCTTTCACCCAAAATTTGTTGGGAAGACCCTAGAAACCCTGCCAGAGAAGAG TGTGGTGGGAACCAGCTCCCTGCGAAGAGCAGCCCAGCTGCAGAGAAAGTTCCCGCATCTGGAGTTCAGGAGTATT CGGGGAAACCTCAACACCCGGCTTCGGAAGCTGGACGAGCAGCAGGAGTTCAGTGCCATCATCCTGGCAACAGCTGGCCTGCAGCGCATGGGCTGGCACAACCGGGTGGGGCAG ATCCTGCACCCTGAGGAATGCATGTATGCTGTGGGCCAG GGGGCCTTGGGCGTGGAGGTCCGAGCCAAGGACCAGGACATCTTGGATCTGGTGGGTGTGCTGCACGATCCCGAGACTCTGCTTCGCTGCATCGCTGAAAGGGCCTTCCTGAGGCACCTG gaaggaggctgcagtgtgccagtAGCCGTGCATACAGCTATGAAGGATGGGCAA CTGTACCTGACTGGAGGAGTCTGGAGTCTAGACGGCTCAGATAGCATACAAGAGACCATGCAGGCtaccatccatgtccctgcccaG CATGAAGATGGCCCTGAGGATGACCCACAGTTGGTAGGCATCACTGCTCGTAACATTCCACGAGGGCCCCAGTTGGCTGCCCAGAACTTGggcatcagcctggccaacttgttGCTGAGCAAAGGAGCCAAAAACATCCTGGATGTTGCACGGCAGCTTAACGATGCCCATTAA
- the H2AX gene encoding histone H2AX, whose amino-acid sequence MSGRGKTGGKARAKAKSRSSRAGLQFPVGRVHRLLRKGHYAERVGAGAPVYLAAVLEYLTAEILELAGNAARDNKKTRIIPRHLQLAIRNDEELNKLLGGVTIAQGGVLPNIQAVLLPKKTSATVGPKAPSGGKKATQASQEY is encoded by the coding sequence ATGTCGGGCCGCGGCAAGACTGGCGGCAAGGCCCGCGCCAAGGCCAAGTCGCGCTCGTCGCGCGCCGGCCTCCAGTTCCCAGTGGGCCGTGTACACCGGCTGCTGCGGAAGGGCCACTACGCCGAGCGCGTTGGCGCCGGCGCGCCAGTGTACCTGGCGGCAGTGCTGGAGTACCTCACCGCTGAGATCCTGGAGCTGGCGGGCAATGCGGCCCGCGACAACAAGAAGACGCGAATCATCCCCCGCCACCTGCAGCTGGCCATCCGCAACGACGAGGAGCTCAACAAGCTGCTGGGCGGCGTGACGATCGCCCAGGGAGGCGTCCTGCCCAACATCCAGGCCGTGCTGCTGCCCAAGAAGACCAGCGCCACCGTGGGGCCGAAGGCGCCCTCGGGCGGCAAGAAGGCCACCCAGGCCTCCCAGGAGTACTAA
- the HMBS gene encoding porphobilinogen deaminase isoform X4, with the protein MSGNGNAAATAEENSPKMRVIRVGTRKSQLARIQTDSVVATLKASYPGLQFEIIAMSTTGDKILDTALSKIGEKSLFTKELEHALEKNEVDLVVHSLKDLPTVLPPGFTIGAICKRENPHDAVVFHPKFVGKTLETLPEKSVVGTSSLRRAAQLQRKFPHLEFRSIRGNLNTRLRKLDEQQEFSAIILATAGLQRMGWHNRVGQILHPEECMYAVGQGALGVEVRAKDQDILDLVGVLHDPETLLRCIAERAFLRHLEGGCSVPVAVHTAMKDGQLYLTGGVWSLDGSDSIQETMQATIHVPAQHEDGPEDDPQLVGITARNIPRGPQLAAQNLGISLANLLLSKGAKNILDVARQLNDAH; encoded by the exons ATGTCTGGTAACGGCAATGCGGCTGCAACGGCG GAAGAAAACAGCCCAAAGATGAGAGTGATTCGCGTGGGTACCCGCAAGAGCCAG CTTGCTCGCATACAGACGGACAGTGTGGTGGCAACATTGAAAGCCTCGTACCCTGGCCTGCAGTTTGAAATCA TTGCTATGTCCACCACAGGGGACAAGATTCTTGATACTGCACTCTCTAAG ATTGGAGAGAAAAGTCTGTTTACCAAGGAGCTTGAACATGCCCTGGAGAAGAATGA AGTGGACCTGGTTGTTCACTCCTTGAAGGACCTGCCCACTGTGCTTCCTCCTGGCTTCACCATCGGAGCCATCTGCAA gcGGGAAAACCCTCATGATGCTGTTGTCTTTCACCCAAAATTTGTTGGGAAGACCCTAGAAACCCTGCCAGAGAAGAG TGTGGTGGGAACCAGCTCCCTGCGAAGAGCAGCCCAGCTGCAGAGAAAGTTCCCGCATCTGGAGTTCAGGAGTATT CGGGGAAACCTCAACACCCGGCTTCGGAAGCTGGACGAGCAGCAGGAGTTCAGTGCCATCATCCTGGCAACAGCTGGCCTGCAGCGCATGGGCTGGCACAACCGGGTGGGGCAG ATCCTGCACCCTGAGGAATGCATGTATGCTGTGGGCCAG GGGGCCTTGGGCGTGGAGGTCCGAGCCAAGGACCAGGACATCTTGGATCTGGTGGGTGTGCTGCACGATCCCGAGACTCTGCTTCGCTGCATCGCTGAAAGGGCCTTCCTGAGGCACCTG gaaggaggctgcagtgtgccagtAGCCGTGCATACAGCTATGAAGGATGGGCAA CTGTACCTGACTGGAGGAGTCTGGAGTCTAGACGGCTCAGATAGCATACAAGAGACCATGCAGGCtaccatccatgtccctgcccaG CATGAAGATGGCCCTGAGGATGACCCACAGTTGGTAGGCATCACTGCTCGTAACATTCCACGAGGGCCCCAGTTGGCTGCCCAGAACTTGggcatcagcctggccaacttgttGCTGAGCAAAGGAGCCAAAAACATCCTGGATGTTGCACGGCAGCTTAACGATGCCCATTAA